In Spinacia oleracea cultivar Varoflay chromosome 5, BTI_SOV_V1, whole genome shotgun sequence, a single window of DNA contains:
- the LOC110793253 gene encoding uncharacterized protein — MKLSISFTMNIIAASSQFLHCYITPLSGMPSFHCTFIYAFNDHGMRQELWRDLSLLNTQGPWILCGDFNCVMAVDERIGCPVRHAEIVDINNCMHLCGMEDVKCVGNLYTWNNKQQGHDRVFSKLDRVLANQSWKGCYPTTEVCFMPEGQFDHSPGLLTIYPRIGGGRKPFKYFTMWKSSPVFNDTIQAAWNTQVSGSKMFMLVSKLKSVKIALKDLNKSGFSDV, encoded by the exons ATGAAGTTAAGCATTTCATTCACAA TGAATATTATTGCTGCATCAAGTCAGTTTCTGCACTGTTATATCACACCTCTTAGTGGTATGCCTAGTTTTCATTGTACTTTCATTTATGCCTTCAATGATCATGGTATGAGACAAGAATTATGGAGGGATTTGAGTTTGCTTAACACTCAGGGGCCTTGGATTCTTTGTGGGGATTTCAATTGTGTTATGGCTGTGGATGAAAGAATAGGTTGTCCTGTTAGGCATGCAGAGATAGTTGATATTAACAATTGTATGCATCTGTGTGGAATGGAGGATGTTAAGTGTGTAGGAAATTTGTACACCTGGAACAATAAACAGCAAGGGCATGATAGGGTTTTCTCAAAGCTTGATAGAGTTTTAGCTAATCAATCATGGAAGGGGTGTTATCCAACAACAGAGGTGTGTTTTATGCCTGAAGGCCAGTTTGATCACTCACCTGGTCTATTGACTATATATCCTAGAATTGGTGGGGGTAGGAAACCTTTTAAGTATTTTACAATGTGGAAGAGTTCTCCTGTTTTCAATGATACAATTCAGGCAGCTTGGAATACTCAAGTAAGTGGGAGCAAAATGTTTATGTTGGTTAGTAAACTGAAGTCAGTTAAGATTGCTCTAAAAGATCTTAACAAAAGTGGGTTTTCTGATGTATAA
- the LOC130461751 gene encoding uncharacterized protein, producing the protein MTARIKIWSSRNLSYTARMQLVNYVLLSLHMYWTQIYVLPKSVLQDIVKICRAFLWSGHAYSSKPSSIAWERICCDKQSGGLGFRDVLLWNIASIGKYVWALATKQDNVWIKWVTSVYLKDGEWWDYQPNNTASWYWKQVCSTKDKLKLVFTEAEFGAMSKYSVKQVYNKLAGNRPKVHWDRLVWNRLNTPKHRFISWLAIQSRLQTTAKMAKIGISSSASCLICGQKDEDHHHLFFDCSYNKECLDAMKAWLGINTTAVDLHQLYRSIKHGRHSKFRKQVYYAAIVALVYLIWRCRNTSLWDQLVPAVKVTVGTLKQTVKSRIQAILPKYVNKKDNSWFVSL; encoded by the coding sequence ATGACTGCTAGGATCAAAATATGGAGTTCTAGGAACCTTTCCTACACAGCTAGAATGCAGTTAGTTAATTATGTTTTGCTTAGCTTGCATATGTACTGGACTCAGATATATGTGCTCCCAAAGAGTGTTCTTCAAGATATTGTGAAGATTTGCAGGGCTTTCCTTTGGAGTGGCCATGCTTACAGTAGTAAACCAAGCAGCATTGCTTGGGAAAGAATTTGTTGTGACAAGCAGAGTGGTGGTTTGGGATTTAGAGATGTCCTGTTATGGAATATTGCTAGTATAGGCAAATATGTTTGGGCTTTGGCCACTAAACAGGATAATGTCTGGATTAAGTGGGTTACCTCAGTTTACTTAAAGGATGGGGAATGGTGGGATTATCAGCCTAACAATACAGCTAGCTGGTATTGGAAACAGGTGTGCAGTACTAAAGACAAGCTAAAACTGGTGTTTACTGAAGCAGAATTTGGTGCAATGTCTAAATATTCTGTGAAGCAAGTCTATAACAAGCTGGCAGGTAATAGACCTAAGGTCCATTGGGACAGATTGGTGTGGAATAGGCTTAATACCCCAAAGCACAGGTTTATTTCTTGGCTAGCAATTCAATCCAGGTTGCAAACTACAGCTAAAATGGCTAAAATTGGTATCAGCAGCTCTGCAAGTTGTTTAATTTGTGGACAGAAGGATGAGGATCATCATCATCTTTTCTTTGATTGTTCCTACAACAAGGAATGTTTGGATGCAATGAAGGCATGGTTGGGAATCAACACTACTGCTGTTGATTTACATCAGTTATATAGAAGCATCAAGCATGGAAGACACTCTAAATTCAGGAAGCAGGTATACTATGCAGCAATTGTGGCACTAGTGTACTTAATCTGGAGATGCAGGAACACTAGTCTATGGGATCAGTTGGTTCCTGCTGTTAAAGTTACAGTTGGTACTTTGAAGCAAACTGTGAAGAGTAGAATTCAAGCAATCTTGCCTAAATATGTAAACAAGAAAGACAATAGTTGGTTTGTGAGCTTATAA